From Aquificota bacterium, one genomic window encodes:
- the rimO gene encoding 30S ribosomal protein S12 methylthiotransferase RimO, translating to MKVGVISLGCAKNLVDTEVLLGKLRAGGAKLVSDPKKADVIIINTCGFIDPAKQEAIETILEFSDKKKVIVMGCLVQRYKEELQKEIPEVMAYFGTESWDQIVEFLGLRPTKEVKRVITTPKSYAYLKIAEGCNRLCSFCAIPNIRGKHRSRPLEDIIREAKDLAEEGIRELCVVSQDTTYYGRDLYGKGYLLRLLEELEKIEGIRWIRLLYLYPTEIENDLIDYMASSQKLIPYFDMPLQHISSQVLRSMRRGYDEAFVRKLIEKIKNKLPNAVLRTTFIVGYPTESLEDFERLLSFVWEGHFHWVGVFTYYQEEGTHAFGLGDPIPMQEKERRKEELLKVQEEISKRKNEEFVGKEFELLVDGFDEEFGFVPVGRIYAQAPEVDGITYIETERELKPGDLIKVRITQVGGYDLGAVEEVK from the coding sequence ATGAAGGTAGGTGTTATAAGCTTAGGGTGTGCTAAGAATTTGGTGGATACGGAAGTGCTTTTGGGTAAGCTACGGGCTGGGGGTGCCAAGCTTGTAAGCGACCCTAAAAAAGCGGATGTAATAATCATAAACACATGCGGTTTTATAGACCCAGCCAAGCAAGAGGCCATAGAAACCATCCTTGAGTTCTCAGATAAGAAGAAGGTCATCGTAATGGGTTGTTTGGTGCAAAGGTATAAGGAGGAGCTTCAAAAGGAAATACCAGAGGTTATGGCCTACTTTGGCACAGAAAGTTGGGACCAGATAGTGGAGTTTTTGGGCCTAAGGCCTACCAAAGAAGTCAAAAGGGTTATCACCACTCCAAAATCCTACGCCTACTTAAAGATAGCTGAAGGTTGCAACCGCCTTTGTTCCTTTTGCGCCATTCCAAACATAAGAGGAAAACATCGTTCAAGGCCTTTGGAAGACATTATAAGGGAGGCAAAGGATCTTGCAGAGGAGGGCATAAGGGAGCTATGCGTAGTCTCTCAAGACACCACCTATTACGGGAGGGACCTCTACGGCAAAGGATATCTTTTAAGGCTTCTTGAGGAGCTTGAGAAGATAGAGGGTATAAGATGGATAAGGCTCTTGTACCTTTATCCCACGGAGATAGAAAATGACCTCATTGATTACATGGCAAGCTCTCAAAAGCTCATTCCTTACTTTGATATGCCTTTACAACACATATCAAGCCAAGTCTTAAGGAGTATGAGAAGGGGCTACGATGAAGCCTTTGTAAGAAAGCTTATAGAGAAGATAAAAAATAAGCTACCCAATGCAGTCCTTAGAACCACCTTTATAGTGGGCTATCCTACGGAAAGTTTGGAAGACTTTGAAAGGCTTTTATCTTTTGTATGGGAGGGCCACTTTCACTGGGTAGGTGTCTTCACCTACTACCAAGAGGAGGGCACCCACGCCTTTGGCCTTGGAGACCCAATACCAATGCAGGAAAAGGAAAGAAGGAAGGAAGAATTGTTAAAGGTCCAGGAGGAGATAAGCAAGAGAAAGAACGAGGAGTTTGTAGGGAAGGAGTTTGAGCTTTTGGTGGATGGCTTTGATGAAGAGTTTGGCTTTGTGCCAGTGGGAAGGATTTACGCACAGGCTCCAGAAGTGGATGGAATAACTTACATAGAAACGGAGAGAGAGTTAAAGCCGGGCGACCTTATAAAAGTTAGGATAACCCAAGTGGGAGGGTATGATCTGGGAGCTGTGGAAGAAGTAAAATAA
- a CDS encoding ADP-ribose-binding protein, with translation MLQIEVLQGSLLEIEADAIVNPSNSLGYMGGGVAGVIKRAGGEEIEREAIKKAPIPVGSAIITTAGRLPFKGVIHAPTMEEPAMETTEEKVRKAVRASLELADKLGFESIAMPGMGTGVGRLPKDIAARAMIEEIRAFKPLSLRKVILVDLDSQMVEEWRKNL, from the coding sequence ATGCTACAGATAGAGGTGCTTCAGGGAAGCCTACTTGAGATTGAGGCTGATGCTATTGTGAACCCTTCTAACTCTCTGGGCTATATGGGTGGTGGTGTGGCAGGGGTTATAAAGAGGGCTGGAGGGGAGGAGATAGAAAGGGAAGCCATAAAAAAGGCACCCATACCCGTAGGTTCTGCCATAATTACCACGGCGGGAAGGCTTCCCTTTAAGGGTGTGATACACGCACCCACCATGGAAGAGCCTGCCATGGAAACCACAGAGGAAAAGGTAAGGAAAGCGGTAAGGGCTTCCCTTGAGCTGGCTGATAAGCTTGGCTTTGAAAGTATTGCCATGCCCGGCATGGGCACTGGTGTGGGTAGGCTTCCAAAGGATATAGCTGCAAGGGCTATGATAGAGGAGATAAGGGCTTTTAAGCCATTAAGCCTAAGAAAGGTAATTCTTGTAGACTTAGATAGCCAGATGGTGGAGGAGTGGAGGAAAAACCTCTGA
- a CDS encoding glycosyltransferase codes for MIRLEDYAKYTNGEAIEELQKIAEDLKGLKVLHINTTREGGGVAEILSRLVPLMQALGIQTHWEVFTGPEEFFRFTKKLHNMLHLPGSGTIESSEVALYLKTTYTNLERIRTQDYDVVFVHDPQPMGMVINKEKHQKWVWRCHIDTSTPDPKAWDFIELFVNAYDVAIFHIPEFVYEKLSIPSYIIPPSIDPLHPKNAEIEEDFRINTLTKYGIDPERPILLQVSRFDRLKDPFGVYKAYRMVKERYDCQLIFAGSYAGDDPEGQEVYTELINLTAGEKDVFVLNLPPNSHLEINALQRSATVVFQKSIREGFGLVVSEAMWKEKPVIGGNVGGIRRQIVDGLTGFLVSTVEGAAYRARQLLADKELRIKMGLYAKERVKHRFLIIRHLKDYVALIRSLCLKRS; via the coding sequence ATGATAAGACTTGAGGATTACGCAAAATATACAAACGGTGAAGCTATTGAAGAACTGCAGAAAATAGCCGAAGATTTAAAGGGTCTTAAAGTGCTTCATATAAACACCACAAGAGAAGGCGGTGGTGTTGCGGAGATACTTTCGCGCTTAGTGCCCCTTATGCAAGCCTTAGGCATTCAAACCCACTGGGAAGTTTTTACAGGTCCGGAAGAATTCTTCAGGTTTACAAAAAAGCTACACAACATGCTCCATCTGCCGGGCTCTGGCACCATAGAAAGCTCTGAAGTAGCCCTGTATTTGAAGACTACCTACACAAACCTGGAAAGGATAAGGACGCAGGATTACGATGTGGTGTTTGTGCACGACCCACAGCCTATGGGCATGGTTATAAACAAAGAGAAGCATCAAAAATGGGTCTGGAGATGCCACATAGATACCTCCACCCCGGACCCTAAAGCCTGGGACTTTATAGAGCTCTTTGTGAATGCTTACGATGTTGCCATTTTCCATATACCGGAGTTTGTCTACGAGAAGCTCAGCATCCCTTCCTACATCATACCACCCTCTATAGACCCTCTACATCCTAAGAATGCGGAAATTGAGGAAGATTTCAGAATAAATACCCTTACCAAATACGGCATAGACCCGGAAAGGCCTATACTCCTGCAGGTTTCTCGCTTTGACAGGCTAAAAGACCCCTTTGGTGTATATAAGGCTTACAGAATGGTAAAGGAAAGGTATGACTGCCAGCTAATATTTGCCGGCTCTTACGCCGGCGATGACCCGGAAGGACAGGAGGTATACACAGAGCTTATAAACCTTACCGCTGGAGAGAAAGATGTCTTTGTTCTAAATTTGCCACCCAACAGCCACTTGGAGATAAACGCTCTTCAGAGGTCTGCCACTGTGGTATTTCAAAAGTCCATAAGAGAGGGTTTTGGGCTTGTAGTTTCGGAAGCTATGTGGAAGGAAAAGCCCGTCATAGGCGGTAATGTGGGCGGTATAAGAAGGCAAATCGTAGATGGTTTGACCGGGTTTCTGGTGAGCACCGTTGAAGGAGCCGCCTATAGGGCAAGACAGCTACTTGCGGACAAAGAGCTAAGAATAAAAATGGGCCTTTACGCAAAAGAAAGAGTAAAGCATCGCTTTCTGATAATAAGACATCTTAAAGACTACGTAGCACTCATAAGGAGCCTATGTTTGAAAAGGTCTTAA
- a CDS encoding metallophosphoesterase, with translation MRWFIPLFLSIFALMHLYTYTRIVKPAIKGKGLRLVVAFLFILGFFSPFIWRYADARLDQSVAYFTALIGLLWMGFLLYFSLSGLFFDLYRAFVFISKRFFNINPLPTPSAKTSLALILFLSLSLSAYSYYETLNLKVERFVIETDKLPKDVSHIKILHISDLHLGPLMGMDKVGLVLEVYKREKPHMVLSTGDLVDGNMQNKAYLADALSKMDPPLGKYAVLGNHEYYRGIDQAIAFTERAGFRLLRGGVVYLKDYNISIVGIDDDECRFFKACNGTLSDKELLQKTKRESFVIYLKHKPRLETGAEKLFDLMLSGHTHGGVYYPIGRFILTRLFIGDRGLHKLGSSYIYISKGVGTGGPPMRLFSPPDVAVIDLVSRRR, from the coding sequence ATGAGGTGGTTTATCCCTCTCTTTCTGTCCATCTTTGCCCTTATGCACCTTTATACTTACACAAGAATCGTAAAGCCTGCCATCAAGGGAAAGGGTTTAAGGCTTGTTGTGGCATTTTTATTCATCTTGGGATTTTTCTCTCCCTTTATCTGGAGGTATGCGGATGCAAGGCTGGACCAAAGCGTGGCATACTTTACAGCCTTAATAGGCCTTCTTTGGATGGGCTTTCTTCTCTACTTTTCCCTTTCTGGCCTTTTCTTTGACCTTTATAGGGCTTTTGTTTTTATCTCAAAAAGATTTTTCAATATAAACCCCCTTCCCACACCTTCGGCAAAGACTTCCTTAGCCCTTATCTTATTCCTTTCCCTTAGCCTCTCTGCTTACAGCTATTATGAAACCCTTAATTTAAAGGTGGAAAGGTTTGTTATAGAAACAGACAAGCTTCCAAAGGATGTGAGCCACATAAAAATACTTCATATATCAGACCTTCATCTGGGACCCCTTATGGGTATGGATAAGGTAGGGCTTGTGCTGGAAGTTTATAAGAGGGAAAAGCCTCACATGGTTTTGTCCACGGGAGACCTTGTGGATGGAAATATGCAAAACAAGGCTTACCTTGCGGATGCCCTCTCTAAGATGGACCCACCCCTTGGAAAGTATGCCGTTTTGGGAAACCATGAGTATTACAGAGGTATAGACCAAGCCATAGCTTTTACGGAAAGGGCTGGCTTTAGACTTTTGAGGGGCGGGGTAGTCTATCTTAAGGACTACAACATAAGCATAGTGGGAATAGATGACGATGAATGTAGGTTTTTTAAGGCTTGTAATGGCACACTTTCGGACAAGGAACTTCTTCAAAAGACAAAAAGAGAAAGCTTTGTTATTTATTTGAAGCACAAGCCAAGGCTGGAGACTGGAGCAGAAAAACTTTTTGACCTTATGCTCTCTGGACATACCCATGGTGGAGTCTATTACCCTATAGGCAGGTTTATTCTAACAAGGCTGTTTATAGGCGATAGGGGCCTTCATAAGCTTGGAAGCTCTTACATCTATATAAGCAAGGGCGTAGGCACAGGAGGTCCTCCCATGAGGCTTTTCTCACCACCGGACGTGGCGGTCATTGACCTTGTAAGCAGGCGGAGATAA
- a CDS encoding CTP synthase, translating to MPYYIFVTGGVLSSLGKGVASASIASLLEEQGLKVNIQKLDPYLNVDPGTMSPYQHGEVYVTEDGAETDLDLGHYERFTKRSMTKKNNVTAGRVYYNVIQREREGGYLGATVQVIPHITDEIKRLIREVEEDCHVVIVEVGGTVGDIEGLPFLEAVRQLSMEVGREKVLFVHITYVPFIKTAGELKTKPTQHSVKELRAIGIQPDIILCRSEMEIPEGIKEKIALFTSVQKSAVISAPDLEFIYEVPLVFKKQGLDRLIAQHFGFEYKEVKSKWEDIVQTLKSAEREVKIALVGKYVSLKDSYKSVVEALIHGGIANGARVKVIWVNSEDYDEKVLEEAHGILVPGGFGERGIGGKLKALSYGRESKKPTFGICLGMQLMCVEFARNVLGLKEANSTEFDPFTPHPVIDLMEEQKNIKELGGTMRLGSYPCKLVEGTKVREIYKQELIYERHRHRYEFNNKYREPFQEAGMVFSGLSPDERLVEIVELKEHPWYIGCQFHPEFKSKPFQPHPLFVSFISACLQGQ from the coding sequence ATGCCCTACTATATATTCGTCACCGGTGGTGTGCTTTCTTCTTTGGGAAAGGGTGTGGCCTCAGCCTCCATAGCCTCCCTCCTTGAAGAGCAAGGTCTTAAGGTAAACATACAAAAACTGGACCCATACCTAAACGTAGACCCCGGCACCATGAGCCCTTACCAGCATGGAGAGGTCTATGTTACAGAAGATGGAGCGGAAACAGACCTTGACCTTGGACACTACGAGAGGTTTACAAAGAGGTCCATGACTAAGAAAAACAACGTAACGGCTGGTAGGGTATATTACAACGTGATACAAAGGGAAAGGGAGGGTGGCTATCTTGGTGCCACGGTGCAGGTCATTCCCCATATAACCGATGAGATAAAAAGGCTAATAAGGGAGGTGGAGGAGGACTGTCATGTGGTCATAGTGGAGGTGGGTGGGACGGTGGGAGATATAGAAGGCTTGCCCTTTTTGGAGGCCGTGCGCCAGCTTTCCATGGAGGTGGGAAGGGAAAAGGTGCTTTTTGTTCATATTACCTATGTGCCTTTTATAAAGACTGCGGGAGAGCTAAAGACCAAGCCCACCCAACACTCGGTCAAGGAACTAAGGGCCATAGGCATACAGCCTGACATAATCCTCTGTAGGTCGGAGATGGAAATTCCAGAGGGTATAAAGGAAAAGATAGCCCTTTTTACAAGTGTTCAAAAATCTGCGGTCATATCCGCACCAGATTTGGAGTTTATATACGAGGTACCACTTGTCTTTAAAAAACAGGGTCTTGACAGGCTTATAGCCCAACACTTTGGCTTTGAATACAAGGAAGTAAAAAGCAAGTGGGAGGATATAGTTCAAACTCTTAAGTCCGCAGAAAGGGAGGTAAAGATAGCCCTTGTAGGCAAGTATGTGTCTTTGAAGGATTCTTACAAAAGCGTAGTTGAGGCACTTATACATGGTGGTATAGCCAATGGGGCAAGAGTGAAGGTTATTTGGGTTAATTCGGAGGATTATGATGAAAAGGTTTTGGAAGAAGCCCATGGCATACTGGTGCCCGGTGGCTTTGGAGAGAGGGGCATAGGTGGAAAGCTAAAGGCTCTTAGCTATGGAAGGGAGTCAAAAAAGCCCACCTTTGGCATATGCTTGGGCATGCAACTTATGTGTGTAGAATTTGCCAGAAATGTGCTTGGGCTAAAGGAGGCCAATTCTACCGAGTTTGACCCCTTCACGCCCCATCCAGTAATAGACCTGATGGAAGAACAAAAGAACATAAAGGAGCTTGGTGGCACCATGAGGCTTGGCTCTTACCCTTGTAAGCTCGTAGAAGGCACAAAGGTAAGGGAGATTTACAAGCAAGAGCTAATATATGAGAGGCACAGGCACAGGTATGAGTTTAACAATAAATACAGAGAGCCTTTCCAAGAGGCTGGTATGGTCTTTTCTGGCCTTTCGCCCGACGAAAGGCTTGTGGAGATAGTGGAATTAAAGGAACATCCTTGGTATATAGGCTGTCAGTTTCACCCAGAGTTCAAAAGCAAGCCCTTCCAACCCCATCCCCTTTTTGTCTCCTTTATCTCCGCCTGCTTACAAGGTCAATGA
- a CDS encoding bifunctional alpha,alpha-trehalose-phosphate synthase (UDP-forming)/trehalose-phosphatase has product MKLVIVANRLPHSVKSVEPLELQKSPGGLASGLYTFLKRASVEDWLWVGWAGSSLSKKSIEKIRDVLREEHRILPVYVPERLMDRFYNGFCNKTLWPLFHSMPTLSSYERNAWESYLEVNRLFLKTLLEHTQLDSDTFLWIHDYHLMLLPALVREAMPYANIGFFLHIPFPPPEIFAQLPWRREVLEGLLGADLIGFHTYEYTTNFLRSLMNVLGIEHTMGELIYKDRVVKVGTFPMGIDFQLFNEFKGDEEKVKAIRETLGNKRIVFSVDRLDYTKGIYNRLLAFEDFLNRRKDWHGRVVMILNLVPSREGVEHYQRMKRQIEEKVAQINGAFGHIEWVPILYHYKSLPTEELIAYYRACDVILVTPIKDGMNLVAKEFVASRRDLRGVLVLSEFAGSGKELGEALLVNPNSVEELSKAIENALEMPEEEQENRLRIMQERLRRYDVLKWGMDFIESLKGAVSKRNMLKTRELNSRLLKKLKDMYKGAKKKILFIDYDGTLVPIAKRPSFAVPTQEVKELLRRLSGVENTRVVLISGRRKEELENWFGDLPIVIVAEHGCWVRRQGSDWEATCSMDNELRERVKTIMEVYVDRLPQSFLEEKNSTLAFHYRNADQEMASILVSSLVDELTALLSNTDMSLLLGNKVVEVRKSGINKGTVALSFLQEEDYDFVLAIGDDVTDENMFKVLPSNAVSIKVGTGSSFARYHVTSQQEALNLLKYLMSDD; this is encoded by the coding sequence ATGAAATTAGTTATAGTAGCAAACAGGCTTCCCCATAGCGTCAAAAGTGTTGAACCTTTAGAGCTTCAAAAAAGTCCGGGCGGTCTGGCATCTGGACTGTATACCTTTTTAAAAAGGGCTTCTGTAGAAGACTGGTTATGGGTGGGATGGGCAGGCTCCAGCCTGAGCAAAAAAAGTATAGAAAAGATAAGGGATGTTCTGCGAGAAGAACACAGGATACTTCCCGTGTATGTACCTGAAAGGCTAATGGATAGATTTTACAATGGTTTTTGCAACAAAACCCTCTGGCCCCTCTTTCACAGCATGCCCACCCTATCATCCTATGAAAGAAATGCCTGGGAAAGCTACTTAGAGGTAAACAGGCTATTCTTAAAGACGCTTCTTGAACATACCCAGTTAGACTCGGATACTTTCCTCTGGATACACGACTACCATCTTATGCTACTGCCTGCCCTCGTGAGAGAGGCTATGCCTTATGCAAACATAGGCTTTTTCCTTCATATTCCTTTTCCACCGCCGGAGATATTCGCCCAACTTCCGTGGAGGAGGGAAGTATTGGAGGGTCTTTTGGGTGCAGACCTGATAGGCTTTCACACCTACGAATACACCACCAACTTCCTCCGCAGTCTAATGAACGTCTTAGGCATTGAACATACTATGGGGGAACTCATTTATAAGGACAGAGTTGTAAAAGTGGGTACCTTCCCTATGGGTATTGACTTTCAACTCTTTAACGAGTTTAAAGGGGATGAGGAAAAGGTAAAGGCTATAAGGGAAACCTTAGGCAACAAACGCATAGTCTTTTCAGTGGATAGACTGGACTACACGAAAGGAATATACAATAGACTGCTTGCCTTTGAAGATTTTTTAAACAGAAGAAAAGACTGGCACGGAAGGGTGGTGATGATACTAAACCTTGTGCCTTCAAGGGAAGGGGTAGAGCACTACCAAAGGATGAAAAGACAGATAGAGGAAAAGGTAGCGCAGATAAACGGCGCTTTTGGACACATAGAATGGGTACCCATACTATACCACTACAAATCTTTGCCCACCGAAGAGCTTATAGCCTACTACAGAGCTTGTGATGTTATTTTAGTAACCCCCATAAAAGACGGCATGAACTTGGTGGCTAAGGAGTTTGTTGCCTCAAGAAGGGATTTGAGGGGCGTTTTAGTGCTTTCTGAATTTGCAGGAAGTGGTAAGGAACTCGGTGAAGCCCTTCTGGTGAATCCAAACTCTGTAGAGGAGCTTTCAAAAGCTATAGAAAACGCCCTTGAGATGCCAGAAGAGGAGCAAGAAAACAGGCTTCGCATAATGCAGGAAAGACTAAGAAGATACGATGTGCTAAAATGGGGCATGGATTTTATAGAAAGTCTTAAAGGAGCCGTCTCCAAGAGGAATATGCTAAAAACAAGGGAGCTAAACAGCAGACTCCTGAAGAAGTTAAAGGACATGTATAAAGGCGCAAAGAAAAAGATCCTCTTTATAGATTATGACGGCACGCTTGTGCCCATAGCTAAACGCCCCAGTTTTGCAGTGCCTACCCAAGAGGTAAAAGAACTGTTAAGAAGGCTAAGCGGTGTAGAAAACACAAGGGTGGTTTTGATATCCGGCAGGAGAAAGGAAGAGCTTGAAAACTGGTTCGGAGACCTGCCTATAGTCATTGTAGCCGAACACGGATGCTGGGTCAGAAGACAGGGAAGCGATTGGGAAGCCACTTGTAGTATGGACAATGAGCTGAGAGAAAGGGTAAAGACAATAATGGAGGTGTATGTGGATAGACTGCCCCAGTCCTTTCTGGAAGAAAAGAACTCTACCTTAGCCTTTCATTACAGGAATGCAGACCAGGAGATGGCTTCTATTTTAGTATCCAGCTTAGTGGATGAGCTTACAGCCCTCCTGTCAAACACGGACATGTCCCTTCTCTTAGGTAATAAGGTGGTGGAAGTAAGAAAGTCCGGTATAAACAAAGGCACGGTAGCTCTGTCCTTCTTGCAAGAAGAGGATTACGATTTTGTGCTAGCTATAGGCGATGACGTAACGGATGAAAACATGTTTAAAGTATTACCTTCCAATGCAGTAAGCATCAAAGTGGGCACAGGCTCATCCTTTGCAAGGTATCATGTAACTTCCCAGCAGGAAGCTCTGAATTTATTAAAATACCTGATGAGCGATGACTGA
- a CDS encoding ATP phosphoribosyltransferase regulatory subunit gives MIVKVIPPQERFFNFEDSERLKDFFLKACEVFKDYRFIMLPSLEIYSHELYGESPFIVGSLQDGSLLCLRRDWTVSLARFLSLQKDLPLPLKVFYWGNVFSPGGSLESYQVGVELLGDPSVEAEVEVLQSIGDYLRACGMENLTLSLGHVAIVEELLNKYGESYRQAILEKNFSLLSSVGPLRDLLLANGGFEVLDSFEKKYPEFSTHCHRLREVAQRLKGFNILFDLSEIRPKAYYTGLVFEFFHPRVGQPLAGGGRYDGLYKNLGRDICAFGGAIYLDLLLEV, from the coding sequence ATCATTGTGAAGGTCATACCACCACAGGAGAGGTTTTTCAACTTTGAAGATTCAGAAAGGCTAAAGGACTTTTTCCTAAAAGCCTGTGAGGTTTTTAAGGACTACAGGTTTATCATGCTTCCCTCCCTTGAGATATACAGCCATGAGCTTTATGGAGAGAGTCCTTTTATAGTTGGTAGCCTTCAGGATGGAAGCCTTTTGTGTCTTAGAAGGGATTGGACTGTGAGCCTTGCGCGCTTTTTGAGCCTTCAAAAGGATTTGCCCCTACCCCTAAAGGTCTTCTATTGGGGAAACGTTTTCTCACCAGGGGGAAGCTTGGAAAGTTATCAGGTGGGCGTGGAACTCCTTGGAGACCCATCCGTAGAGGCGGAGGTGGAGGTCCTTCAGTCCATAGGCGACTACCTAAGGGCTTGTGGTATGGAGAATCTTACCCTTAGCCTTGGACATGTGGCCATAGTGGAAGAACTTCTAAATAAGTATGGAGAGTCTTACAGGCAAGCCATACTGGAGAAGAACTTCTCCCTTCTTTCCTCCGTTGGGCCTTTAAGGGACCTTTTGCTTGCCAATGGAGGCTTTGAGGTGCTTGATTCTTTTGAGAAGAAATATCCAGAGTTTTCTACCCATTGCCATAGGCTAAGGGAAGTGGCCCAAAGGCTAAAAGGCTTTAACATCCTCTTTGACCTTTCCGAAATTAGACCAAAGGCCTACTATACGGGCCTTGTCTTTGAATTTTTCCATCCAAGGGTGGGACAGCCTTTGGCTGGGGGAGGAAGGTATGACGGCCTTTATAAAAACCTTGGTAGGGATATATGCGCCTTCGGCGGTGCTATTTACCTTGACCTTTTGTTAGAGGTTTAG
- a CDS encoding response regulator transcription factor yields the protein MSLRVLIVEDDKDLAELIAYNLRKEGYETILSHRGTLAVELLRSQPPDLVLLDVMLPDYDGFKIAQHIRNNPELKDIPIIFITARDMEQDKLKGFSLGADDYITKPFSVKELIARVKAVLRRVGKEKRQTLFRLGSLEVDLEKKEVRRGSQILDLTPTEFLILQALLENYGKPVSREYLIERVLKRDVYDRTVDVHIKKLREKLGEEGQAIQTVRGFGYKISL from the coding sequence ATGAGCCTAAGGGTGCTTATAGTGGAGGATGATAAGGACCTGGCAGAGCTTATAGCTTATAATCTAAGAAAGGAAGGCTACGAGACTATTTTATCTCATAGAGGCACCTTAGCCGTAGAACTTCTAAGGTCCCAGCCACCAGACCTGGTGCTTCTTGATGTTATGCTTCCAGACTATGATGGCTTTAAGATAGCCCAGCATATAAGGAATAACCCAGAACTAAAGGACATACCCATCATATTTATAACTGCAAGGGACATGGAACAGGACAAGCTTAAAGGCTTTTCCCTTGGTGCGGATGATTATATAACCAAGCCCTTTTCTGTCAAGGAGCTAATAGCAAGGGTTAAGGCCGTTTTGAGAAGGGTTGGAAAGGAGAAAAGGCAAACACTTTTTAGGCTTGGAAGCCTTGAGGTGGACCTTGAGAAAAAAGAAGTGAGGAGAGGTAGCCAAATATTGGACCTTACACCCACAGAATTCCTAATTCTACAAGCCCTTCTTGAGAACTACGGCAAGCCGGTTAGCAGGGAATACCTTATAGAAAGAGTGCTAAAAAGGGATGTATACGATAGGACGGTGGATGTGCATATAAAAAAGCTAAGGGAAAAACTGGGTGAGGAGGGACAGGCTATACAAACGGTAAGAGGCTTTGGCTACAAGATAAGCTTATGA